A portion of the Homalodisca vitripennis isolate AUS2020 chromosome 2, UT_GWSS_2.1, whole genome shotgun sequence genome contains these proteins:
- the LOC124354395 gene encoding tigger transposable element-derived protein 4-like: protein MSDNMSTRKVKTLNIGVKLKIIKLVGEGKRKKKDIAADFNIPCSTLSTILKNKEEIQQRAIEGNLKCKRKRNAEFKDVEECMIKWFKQWREINITLGSPLIREKAEHFARFLGHTEFKASNGWLENFKKRHNISFKKVCGESGAVDEGVDDWKASLPDLIKDYDPKNVFNADETALFFKCLPDKTYEFKEEKCHGGKHSKERITLLLASNMTGTNMLKPLVIGKSKKPRCFAGVKSLPVDYTANRKAWMNAELFADWLLKLDKQMGKGKRNIILFIDNCSAHNTIPELKWVKVQFLPANTTSKLQPLDQGIIKNFKVLYRTEVVRRFVADIEDGKECSINLLQAMRLIDKCWKSVTKQTVVNCFKSCGFAIDRDQDVPSDNDHELEPRLPNAEAE, encoded by the coding sequence ATGAGTGACAACATGAGCACTAGAAAAGTGAAAACTTTGAATATAGGGGTCAAGTTGAAGATAATAAAGTTAGTGGGTGAAGGGAAGAGGAAAAAGAAAGACATTGCCGCAGACTTCAACATTCCTTGCAGCACGCTGTCAACGATcttgaaaaacaaagaagaaattcAACAAAGGGCTATCGAAggtaacttaaaatgtaaaaggaaAAGAAATGCTGAATTTAAAGATGTAGAAGAGTGCATGATTAAATGGTTTAAACAGTGgagagaaataaatattacattaggCAGCCCATTGATAAGAGAAAAAGCTGAGCACTTTGCTAGATTTTTGGGCCACACAGAGTTTAAAGCCAGCAATGGGTggcttgaaaattttaaaaaaaggcacAACATTTCTTTTAAGAAAGTTTGTGGAGAAAGTGGAGCTGTAGATGAAGGCGTAGATGATTGGAAGGCGTCATTACCAGATCTCATTAAAGATTATGACCCCAAAAACGTATTCAATGCTGACGAAACTGCTCTGTTCTTTAAGTGTCTCCCTGATAAGACTTACGAGTTTAAAGAGGAAAAATGTCACGGGGGCAAACACAGCAAAGAACGAATTACTCTTTTGCTTGCGTCAAACATGACAGGTACGAATATGTTAAAACCTCTAGTGATAGGGAAATCAAAAAAACCTCGATGCTTTGCTGGAGTAAAGTCATTACCTGTTGACTACACAGCAAATAGGAAAGCATGGATGAATGCGGAGTTGTTCGCAGATTGGTTACTTAAGTTAGATAAGCAAATGGGCAAAGGGAAgcgaaacattattttatttattgacaactgCAGTGCTCACAACACTATTCCTGAGCTCAAATGGGTAAAGGTCCAGTTTTTACCAGCAAATACGACATCAAAATTACAACCTCTGGATCAGGGcattattaagaattttaaagttctttacaGAACTGAAGTTGTAAGAAGATTTGTGGCTGATATTGAAGACGGAAAGGAGTGTTCAATCAACCTGTTACAAGCCATGCGGTTGATTGACAAGTGCTGGAAAAGTGTAACAAAACAAACTGTTGTCAATTGTTTTAAGTCGTGCGGGTTTGCAATAGATAGGGACCAAGATGTTCCAAGTGACAATGACCATGAACTAGAACCGAGACTTCCCAACGCTGAAGCTGAGTGA
- the LOC124354392 gene encoding zinc finger protein 883-like isoform X5 — translation MNHIAQYRNGLHHQIHHNPCPPIHNFTGRFPTPNLGPLPDNVMMPQIVTEGIQYHNAPLQPFLTATDNRQQQDDNSVKIPNHRKQVMTPRNFQPVPAPIISTPSCSSRQEPQAKAPDTGPTCTENNYKPPQSATVDNHQFVQHCDQGAKNCVQCYNLAKGEPSGTIIKVMVDAATMTDQDEMDQTGGWSIVSNSSPPANTKVTEYLSSLRQFLKVDHPKITQPHESKKQRQGDIRIVTSADGTRLYFCPECHAAYPDKNLLEPHLAAHKIERRFICNVCGAGLKRKEHLDRHQLSHSEERPYSCAVCAKTFKRNEHLSRHSVIHSGLKAQVCTECGKSFYRRDHLRKHLLGHRFKQFRQRQKEAGSVVVHNGSMSGPNHLLNASNGPLNAVNAAGSSMTADNQFLEKERPWVCGVCGAAHIRKEHLDRHQLTHTDERPYACPLCPKAFKHNEHLSRHLVIHSGHKTQKERPWVCGVCGAAHIRKEHLDRHQLTHTDERPYACPLCPKAFKHNEHLSRHLVIHSGHKTQVCTECGKMFYRKDQLRKHTESHRNKRLKQEHPPIGISNV, via the exons ATGAACCACATAGCCCAGTACAGAAATGGCTTACACCACCAAATACATCACAACCCTTGTCCTCCCATCCACAACTTCACAGGGAGGTTTCCAACTCCTAACTTGGGACCTTTGCCTGACAATGTGATGATGCCTCAGATAGTCACTGAGGGGATACAGTACCATAATGCCCCTCTGCAACCATTCCTTACAGCAACTGATAATAGACAGCAACAGGATGATAACAGTGTAAAAATTCCAAATCACAGAAAGCAAGTTATGACTCCACGTAACTTTCAGCCTGTTCCTGCTCCAATAATCTCTACACCATCATGTTCTTCGAGGCAAGAGCCTCAAGCAAAGGCACCAGATACTGGGCCTACTTGTACTGAGAACAACTATAAACCTCCTCAGAGTGCAACGGTCGACAATCATCAGTTTGTTCAACATTGTGATCAGGGAGCAAAAAACTGTGTACAGTGTTACAATTTGGCTAAAGGAGAGCCCTCAGGTACAATTATTAAGGTTATGGTTGATGCAGCTACAATGACGGATCAAGATGAAATGGATCAGACTGGGGGCTGGTCAATAGTTTCAAACTCATCACCTCCAGCCAATACAAAAGTCACCGAATATCTAAGCAGTTTACGACAATTCCTTAAAGTGGATCATCCAAAG ATAACACAACCGCATGAAAGTAAAAAGCAGCGACAGGGTGACATACGGATAGTGACGTCAGCAGATGGCACACGTCTCTACTTTTGTCCTGAGTGTCATGCTGCTTACCCAGACAAGAATCTACTGGAACCCCATCTAGCCGCACACAAGATTGAGCGCAGGTTCATCTGTAATGTGTGCGGTGCGGGGCTGAAGCGTAAAGAACATCTAGACAGACACCAGCTGAGCCACAGCGAGGAGCGACCCTACAGCTGCGCTGTTTGCGCCAAGACGTTTAAACGCAACGAGCACCTGTCCCGACATTCAGTCATCCACTCGGGACTCAAAGCACAGGTGTGTACTGAGTGCGGGAAGAGTTTCTATAGGCGCGATCATCTACGGAAACATCTGCTAGGCCACCGGTTCAAACAGTTCCGACAAAGACAGAAAGAGGCTGGCTCCGTAGTTGTTCATAATGGCTCAATGAGTGGGCCAAACCATTTGCTAAACGCGTCGAACGGTCCGTTGAATGCGGTGAACGCTGCAGGTAGCTCCATGACTGCAGACAATCAGTTCTTGGAG AAGGAGCGGCCGTGGGTCTGCGGTGTCTGTGGGGCTGCGCACATACGCAAGGAACACCTCGACAGGCATCAGCTGACGCACACAGACGAACGACCATATGCCTGCCCACTCTGCCCGAAGGCGTTCAAACACAACGAACACCTCTCGCGCCACTTGGTGATCCACAGCGGGCATAAAACCCAG AAGGAGCGGCCGTGGGTCTGTGGCGTCTGCGGGGCTGCGCACATACGCAAGGAACACCTCGACAGACATCAGCTGACGCACACGGATGAACGCCCATACGCCTGCCCACTCTGCCCAAAGGCGTTCAAACACAACGAACACCTCTCACGCCATCTGGTGATCCACAGCGGGCACAAGACTCAGGTCTGTACTGAGTGCGGAAAGATGTTCTACCGGAAAGACCAACTTCGGAAACACACGGAAAGTCACCGCAACAAACGGCTCAAACAGGAGCATCCTCCGATTGGTATCAGTAACGTTTAA